In the genome of Bacillus sp. S3, one region contains:
- a CDS encoding ABC transporter ATP-binding protein: MSFLQVQDVHHTYFTKASATTALSDITLTVEEGEFVSLLGPSGCGKTTLLSIISSLLKPTQGTILLENKPVSTAKNQIGYMLQQDYLFPWKTIEENILMGLKLSKQLNEINKSAALNLLDLIGLGGVEKQLPKQLSGGMRQRVALVRTLATEPKLLMLDEPFSALDYQTKLKLEDLVSQTLYKFGKTAILVTHDIGEAIAMSDRVFLLSPSPGRIHKIFEIPEELKRISPFEARNHEIYPSIFQTIWKELESLEPGKEKA, encoded by the coding sequence ATGAGCTTTTTACAAGTTCAGGATGTTCATCATACCTATTTTACCAAAGCCTCTGCCACCACGGCCCTCTCCGATATTACACTAACGGTTGAGGAAGGGGAATTTGTCTCTCTCCTCGGCCCAAGTGGCTGTGGAAAGACAACACTGCTTTCAATCATTTCTAGTTTACTTAAACCAACCCAAGGTACAATTCTCTTAGAAAACAAACCTGTATCCACTGCTAAAAATCAAATCGGCTATATGCTGCAGCAGGATTATTTGTTTCCTTGGAAAACGATTGAAGAGAATATTCTGATGGGCTTGAAATTATCAAAGCAGCTAAATGAAATAAATAAATCCGCCGCACTAAACCTTTTAGATCTAATCGGCCTTGGCGGGGTGGAAAAACAGTTGCCAAAACAATTATCTGGCGGAATGCGGCAGCGTGTCGCTCTAGTTAGAACGCTTGCCACCGAACCAAAACTGCTGATGCTTGATGAGCCCTTTTCTGCTCTTGATTATCAAACAAAGCTTAAACTAGAGGATTTAGTGTCGCAAACATTATATAAATTCGGAAAAACAGCCATTCTTGTCACCCATGATATCGGCGAGGCCATTGCCATGAGTGACCGTGTCTTTTTACTTTCTCCCAGTCCGGGCAGAATCCATAAGATCTTTGAAATACCGGAAGAACTAAAAAGAATATCACCGTTTGAAGCCAGGAATCATGAAATTTACCCTAGTATCTTTCAAACGATATGGAAGGAGCTGGAGTCCCTTGAACCAGGAAAAGAAAAGGCTTGA
- a CDS encoding alpha/beta hydrolase family protein, with protein sequence MNINNGKILEHTRFPSPNPKVELTLITYLSSGLRVKGMLATPIGDEPLDGFLYLRGGIKNVGKVRPARIAQFAAEGFIVFAPFYRGNQGGEGNEDFAGEDREDAFSAYLLLKSLPRVREVHIFGFSRGGVMALMTAIQFPETASVVTWGGVSDMVLTYRERKDLRRMMKRVIGGTPEKFPERYRERTPLYEMERLAPPVLIIHGVKDHNVSVEHGYRLERRLRSLDKQVECWYFEEYTHYFPPAVNRKVVEDLSKWMKNQSKRW encoded by the coding sequence ATGAACATCAATAATGGAAAGATTCTTGAACATACACGCTTTCCTTCGCCAAATCCCAAAGTTGAGTTAACGTTGATTACATACCTTTCTAGTGGATTAAGGGTGAAAGGGATGCTTGCGACACCTATAGGTGATGAACCGCTGGATGGATTTCTCTATTTACGCGGTGGTATTAAAAATGTAGGAAAAGTCCGTCCTGCACGGATTGCCCAGTTTGCGGCCGAGGGCTTTATCGTGTTTGCCCCCTTTTATCGTGGAAATCAAGGGGGGGAGGGAAATGAGGATTTTGCCGGTGAGGACAGGGAGGATGCCTTTTCTGCTTATTTACTTTTAAAATCACTCCCAAGAGTTCGAGAGGTTCACATCTTTGGATTTTCTCGCGGCGGTGTGATGGCATTGATGACTGCAATACAATTTCCCGAAACAGCATCCGTTGTCACCTGGGGCGGTGTAAGTGATATGGTCCTAACCTATCGTGAGCGTAAAGATTTACGAAGAATGATGAAACGGGTCATTGGCGGCACCCCTGAGAAATTCCCGGAACGATATCGAGAACGGACTCCTTTGTATGAAATGGAAAGACTGGCCCCCCCTGTGCTGATTATTCACGGCGTAAAAGATCATAATGTCTCCGTTGAGCACGGATACCGTCTGGAAAGAAGACTGAGGTCATTGGACAAACAAGTTGAGTGCTGGTACTTTGAAGAGTATACTCACTATTTTCCCCCTGCAGTAAATCGAAAAGTTGTGGAGGATTTATCAAAGTGGATGAAAAACCAAAGCAAAAGATGGTAA
- the asnB gene encoding asparagine synthase (glutamine-hydrolyzing) gives MCGFIGCVHDKTQNYTEEQKQQFKNMNDIITHRGPDDDGFYYDDHIQFGFRRLSIIDIESGHQPLTYENERYWIIFNGEIYNYVELREELLKEGLSFATSSDTEVIIALYSHLKEKAVEKLRGMFAFVIWDKQEQTLYGARDPFGIKPFFFLEDEERTFFASEKKSILLALENDVLNYDSLQHYLTYQFVPEPYTLSEGIQKLEPGHYFTKKIGSSMEINRYWKAQFKPVLKSEDDYIKEIREILFDSVEKHMRSDVPVGSFLSGGIDSTIIASIAKQFHPAIKTFSVGFEHNGFSEIDVAKETAEKLGVENISYVITPEEYMNEVPKIMWHMDDPLADPACVPLYFVAREARKHVTVVLSGEGADELFGGYNIYREPQSLEVFNKIPRVGKVLLKGIANMMPEGMKGKSFIERGVTPMEERYIGNAKMFTEEEKRDLLNVYHEGLNYLDVTNPLYQESRGYDPVDRMQYIDIHTWMRGDILLKADRVTMAHSLELRVPFLDKAVFEVASKIPTSLKTANGTTKYILRKAAEGIVPAHVLDRKKLGFPVPIRHWLKNEMNDWAKKIIRESNTDHLINKAYVSRLLEDHCQGKADNSRKIWTVLMFMVWHQVYVEDVYSFQRDYAINKELQTMKQ, from the coding sequence ATGTGTGGTTTTATCGGTTGTGTACACGACAAAACACAAAACTATACTGAAGAACAAAAACAACAATTTAAAAATATGAATGATATCATTACGCATCGCGGGCCGGATGATGACGGTTTTTATTATGATGACCACATCCAATTTGGGTTCCGCCGCTTGAGTATTATTGATATTGAAAGCGGACACCAGCCGCTTACGTACGAGAATGAGCGCTATTGGATTATTTTTAATGGTGAGATTTATAACTATGTAGAGCTTCGTGAAGAACTTCTTAAAGAGGGCTTATCATTTGCTACGAGCTCCGATACAGAAGTCATCATCGCTCTTTATAGCCATTTAAAGGAAAAAGCGGTAGAAAAACTGCGTGGGATGTTTGCTTTTGTCATTTGGGATAAACAAGAACAGACGCTTTACGGGGCACGTGATCCCTTTGGTATCAAACCATTCTTCTTTTTGGAAGATGAAGAAAGAACATTCTTTGCATCCGAGAAAAAAAGTATTCTGCTTGCGTTAGAAAATGATGTGCTCAATTATGATTCGTTGCAGCATTATTTGACCTATCAATTCGTTCCTGAGCCATATACATTGTCAGAGGGAATTCAAAAGCTAGAGCCTGGTCATTATTTTACAAAAAAAATTGGCTCCTCTATGGAAATCAACAGGTATTGGAAGGCACAATTTAAGCCGGTACTGAAATCTGAGGATGATTATATTAAAGAAATTCGTGAGATTCTATTTGATTCAGTTGAAAAGCATATGCGCAGCGATGTTCCGGTTGGATCGTTCCTTTCTGGAGGAATTGACTCTACGATTATTGCGTCTATTGCCAAACAATTTCACCCGGCAATTAAAACGTTCTCTGTCGGCTTTGAGCATAATGGCTTCAGTGAAATCGATGTCGCTAAAGAAACGGCGGAAAAGCTTGGAGTGGAAAACATCAGCTATGTCATCACACCAGAAGAGTACATGAACGAGGTTCCAAAAATCATGTGGCATATGGATGACCCGCTTGCCGACCCTGCTTGCGTGCCGCTTTATTTCGTTGCCCGCGAAGCCCGTAAACATGTAACCGTCGTTCTATCGGGAGAAGGTGCCGATGAGCTATTCGGCGGTTATAATATTTATCGTGAACCGCAATCACTTGAGGTATTCAATAAAATCCCAAGGGTTGGAAAAGTGTTGTTAAAAGGGATTGCGAATATGATGCCTGAAGGAATGAAAGGCAAAAGTTTTATTGAACGCGGTGTCACTCCAATGGAAGAGCGTTATATCGGGAATGCGAAAATGTTCACCGAAGAAGAGAAGCGAGATCTATTAAATGTTTATCATGAAGGATTGAATTACTTAGACGTAACGAATCCGCTATACCAGGAATCGAGAGGCTACGATCCTGTCGATCGGATGCAGTATATTGATATTCATACGTGGATGCGCGGGGATATCTTGCTTAAGGCCGATAGAGTGACTATGGCCCATTCGCTTGAACTAAGGGTGCCATTTCTTGATAAGGCCGTGTTTGAGGTCGCATCAAAAATTCCGACTAGCTTGAAGACAGCGAATGGAACGACCAAGTATATTTTGAGAAAAGCCGCCGAAGGAATTGTGCCGGCACATGTGCTTGATCGGAAGAAGCTTGGTTTCCCAGTGCCAATTCGCCACTGGTTAAAAAATGAAATGAATGATTGGGCGAAAAAAATCATCCGCGAAAGCAATACGGATCATTTAATCAATAAAGCATACGTCTCCAGATTGCTTGAAGACCATTGCCAAGGAAAAGCTGATAACAGCCGGAAAATTTGGACGGTTCTCATGTTCATGGTTTGGCATCAAGTATATGTGGAGGATGTTTATTCCTTTCAACGTGATTATGCCATAAACAAAGAGCTACAAACAATGAAGCAATAA
- a CDS encoding gamma carbonic anhydrase family protein, whose translation MIYPYKDKYPLIAETAFIADYVTITGDVEIGEYSSIWFNTSIRGDVAPTKIGNKVNIQDNSILHQSPNNPLILEDEVTIGHQVILHSCIIRKRALIGMGSIILDQAEIGEGAFIGAGSLVPQGKKIPPNTLAFGRPAKVIRELTPEDKKEIERIYTQYAEKGQYYKSLQS comes from the coding sequence ATGATCTATCCCTATAAAGATAAATACCCTTTAATTGCCGAGACAGCGTTCATTGCTGATTATGTAACCATTACTGGAGATGTTGAAATTGGTGAATATTCAAGCATCTGGTTTAATACAAGTATCCGCGGTGATGTTGCACCAACGAAGATTGGAAATAAAGTAAATATCCAAGATAATTCTATCTTACACCAAAGTCCTAACAACCCGCTAATTTTAGAAGATGAAGTCACCATTGGCCATCAGGTGATACTTCACAGCTGTATTATCAGGAAACGGGCCCTTATCGGCATGGGGTCAATTATCCTTGATCAAGCCGAAATTGGGGAAGGTGCATTTATTGGCGCTGGCAGTCTTGTTCCACAAGGAAAGAAAATCCCTCCTAATACTTTAGCTTTTGGCAGACCTGCTAAAGTTATTAGAGAATTAACTCCTGAGGATAAAAAAGAAATCGAACGCATTTATACACAATATGCGGAGAAGGGGCAATATTATAAGTCACTTCAGTCATGA
- a CDS encoding RNA polymerase sigma factor, with protein sequence MERGHQIEKWFIQFEKDVTNYLVYYTGNADVEDLVQETFLRAFRAFERFKNESSPKTWLISIARNTAIDFYRKKSVWQRVKERLDRESPNLHEPQTEEKLIRKMEYAQLYEAINELKPNYRDVILLRGIAELSSQEAGQVLGWTENKVNVTFFRAVKKLNERLKEGEHFESFIG encoded by the coding sequence TTGGAACGGGGGCATCAGATAGAGAAATGGTTTATTCAATTTGAGAAGGATGTGACCAATTATCTCGTTTATTATACTGGCAATGCAGATGTCGAGGATTTAGTTCAGGAAACCTTTTTACGGGCATTTCGAGCGTTCGAACGATTTAAAAATGAATCGAGTCCAAAGACATGGCTAATTTCAATTGCAAGAAACACTGCAATTGATTTTTATAGAAAAAAATCAGTATGGCAGCGGGTGAAGGAGCGTCTGGACCGAGAATCACCGAATCTTCACGAACCGCAAACGGAAGAGAAATTAATAAGGAAAATGGAATATGCACAGCTTTACGAAGCAATTAATGAGCTTAAACCAAATTACCGGGACGTGATTTTATTAAGAGGGATTGCTGAGCTTTCCTCTCAAGAGGCGGGACAGGTTCTTGGCTGGACAGAAAATAAAGTGAATGTGACCTTTTTTAGGGCAGTAAAAAAACTAAATGAGCGGTTAAAGGAGGGAGAGCATTTTGAGTCATTTATCGGATAA
- a CDS encoding ABC transporter substrate-binding protein: MKKSVRFSFSFLLIAILMFSLAACNNDTKTETKKLEKVRIAEVTRSIFYAPQYVALAKGLFKEEGLDVTLTTTPGGDKTMTALISGGADIALVGSETSIYVYAQGANDPVINFAQLTQTDGTFLVARDKIDNFSWDMLKGKTFLGQRKGGMPQMVGEFVLKKHGIDPHQDLNLIQNIDFANIANAFASGTGEFVQLFEPTASIFEKEGKGHIVASFGKESGHVPYTTFMAKESFMKENKETIEKFTRAVYKAQKWVESHSAEEIAKAVAPYFPDTDPEIMKTVVERYKSQGSFATDPILDEEEWNNLQTIMKEAGELPKEVDYKTLVNTEVAEKVIKK, translated from the coding sequence ATGAAAAAATCAGTAAGGTTCAGTTTCTCCTTTCTTCTCATTGCTATTCTCATGTTTTCTTTAGCCGCTTGTAATAATGATACCAAAACGGAGACAAAGAAATTGGAAAAGGTGCGTATTGCAGAGGTGACCCGTTCAATTTTCTATGCCCCGCAATATGTTGCCTTGGCAAAAGGCTTATTTAAAGAGGAAGGTTTAGACGTAACCTTAACGACAACCCCAGGCGGCGACAAAACAATGACAGCTCTAATTTCAGGGGGGGCTGACATCGCCTTAGTCGGATCGGAAACATCCATTTACGTATATGCCCAAGGCGCTAATGACCCGGTTATTAATTTTGCACAATTAACTCAAACCGACGGCACATTCCTGGTTGCCCGCGATAAAATCGATAATTTTTCTTGGGATATGTTAAAGGGAAAAACATTCTTAGGCCAAAGGAAAGGCGGCATGCCGCAAATGGTCGGTGAATTTGTCTTAAAAAAGCATGGCATTGACCCTCATCAGGATTTAAATTTAATCCAAAACATCGACTTCGCGAATATCGCCAATGCCTTTGCCTCCGGGACCGGAGAATTCGTGCAATTGTTTGAGCCAACGGCAAGTATTTTTGAAAAAGAAGGAAAGGGCCATATTGTAGCCTCATTCGGGAAAGAATCCGGCCATGTTCCATATACAACATTCATGGCGAAAGAAAGCTTTATGAAAGAAAATAAAGAAACGATTGAAAAATTCACTAGAGCCGTTTATAAAGCGCAAAAGTGGGTGGAGTCGCATAGTGCAGAGGAAATCGCAAAAGCCGTTGCGCCATATTTCCCCGATACAGATCCTGAAATCATGAAAACAGTTGTTGAGCGCTATAAGAGTCAAGGTTCATTTGCAACAGACCCAATTTTAGATGAAGAAGAGTGGAACAATCTCCAAACTATTATGAAGGAAGCCGGCGAACTTCCAAAAGAAGTGGATTATAAAACACTTGTAAATACTGAAGTAGCTGAAAAGGTTATTAAAAAATGA
- the metK gene encoding methionine adenosyltransferase, with amino-acid sequence MSTKRRLFTSESVTEGHPDKICDQISDSILDAILAKDANARVAAETSVTTGLVLVAGEITTSTYVDIPKIVRETVKGIGYDRAKYGFDSETCAVLTSIGEQSPDIAMGVDQALEAREGQMSDEEIEAIGAGDQGLMFGFACNETKELMPLPISLAHKLARKLTEVRKDKVLEYLRPDGKTQVTVEYDENDKPVRIDTIVISTQHNPEVTLEQIQRNLKEYVINPVVPQELIDENTKYFINPTGRFVIGGPQGDAGLTGRKIIVDTYGGYARHGGGAFSGKDPTKVDRSAAYAARYVAKNIVAAGLAEKCEVQLAYAIGVARPVSISVDTFGTGKVSEEILVDLVSNNFDLRPAGIIKMLDLRRPIYKQTAAYGHFGRTDVDLSWERTDKADALRSQANI; translated from the coding sequence ATGTCAACAAAACGTCGATTGTTCACTTCTGAATCAGTAACTGAAGGTCATCCTGATAAGATTTGTGACCAAATTTCTGATTCCATTTTAGATGCTATTTTAGCAAAGGATGCCAATGCCCGTGTTGCCGCTGAAACATCAGTAACAACCGGATTGGTCTTAGTTGCAGGTGAAATTACTACGTCTACTTACGTGGATATTCCAAAGATTGTTCGTGAAACGGTTAAAGGTATTGGTTATGATCGTGCTAAATATGGTTTTGATTCCGAAACTTGTGCTGTTTTAACATCGATTGGTGAACAGAGCCCTGATATTGCGATGGGTGTCGATCAGGCACTTGAAGCACGTGAAGGTCAAATGTCTGATGAAGAAATCGAAGCAATTGGAGCAGGAGACCAAGGGTTAATGTTTGGTTTTGCTTGTAATGAAACAAAAGAGCTAATGCCTCTTCCAATATCACTTGCACACAAGCTTGCTCGCAAATTAACAGAAGTACGTAAAGATAAAGTCCTTGAATACCTTCGTCCAGATGGAAAAACGCAAGTAACTGTTGAGTATGATGAAAATGACAAGCCCGTTCGCATTGATACGATTGTTATTTCAACTCAGCATAATCCAGAAGTAACGTTAGAGCAAATTCAACGTAATCTGAAGGAATATGTAATCAATCCAGTTGTTCCACAAGAACTAATTGATGAAAATACAAAATACTTCATTAATCCAACAGGCCGTTTTGTAATTGGCGGACCACAAGGGGATGCCGGTTTAACTGGACGTAAGATCATCGTTGATACGTACGGCGGCTATGCTCGTCATGGCGGCGGTGCCTTCTCCGGTAAGGATCCTACAAAAGTGGACCGTTCAGCAGCCTATGCAGCCCGTTATGTAGCCAAAAATATCGTGGCGGCAGGACTTGCTGAAAAATGTGAAGTACAGCTTGCATATGCAATCGGTGTAGCAAGACCTGTTTCTATTTCTGTCGACACATTTGGCACAGGTAAAGTAAGCGAAGAAATATTAGTTGATCTTGTAAGCAACAACTTTGACCTTCGTCCAGCAGGAATCATTAAGATGCTCGACCTTCGCCGCCCAATCTACAAGCAAACAGCTGCATACGGTCACTTTGGACGTACAGATGTTGACCTTTCTTGGGAGCGCACGGATAAAGCAGATGCTTTACGCAGCCAAGCAAATATCTAA
- a CDS encoding DUF2584 domain-containing protein — translation MGMPLELNTMIVTKGREKRVEENVFVLVKEGYRLYPIEIPIEVRKTIDSDSSGTGVIKKVEWENSTTTITYQLISLYSPN, via the coding sequence ATGGGAATGCCCCTTGAGTTAAATACGATGATCGTGACAAAAGGCAGGGAAAAGAGAGTAGAGGAAAATGTTTTTGTGCTCGTTAAGGAAGGTTATAGACTTTATCCGATTGAGATTCCCATTGAAGTAAGGAAAACCATCGACAGTGATTCAAGTGGAACCGGAGTAATCAAAAAAGTAGAATGGGAAAACAGCACTACGACAATAACTTATCAATTAATTTCATTATATTCACCGAATTAA
- a CDS encoding ABC transporter permease, giving the protein MNQEKKRLELLHKNYIHSLKLERRWVRFYQAVIFIAFFSSWELASQKQWIDPLIFSSPSKIWQLFSDKIQDGSLLTHTGVTLTETIVGFILGTLLGTILAAILWWSPFLQKILDPYLVVLNAMPKVALGPILIVALSPGYPSIIAMGAIISVIITTIVVYTSFKEVDPNYLKVLRTFGASRFQCFKEAILPACFPTIISTLKVNVGLSWVGVIVGEFLVSSRGLGYMIIYGFQVFNFTLVFLSLLVIAVIATIMYQLVELLEKKLIKE; this is encoded by the coding sequence TTGAACCAGGAAAAGAAAAGGCTTGAACTCCTTCATAAAAATTACATTCATTCGTTAAAATTGGAACGAAGATGGGTTCGTTTTTATCAGGCCGTCATCTTTATCGCATTTTTCTCTAGTTGGGAATTAGCAAGCCAAAAGCAATGGATCGACCCATTGATTTTTAGTTCTCCATCCAAAATTTGGCAGTTGTTTTCAGATAAAATACAAGATGGTTCATTACTTACGCATACAGGTGTGACTCTAACCGAAACCATTGTTGGCTTTATTCTTGGTACATTGCTTGGCACCATTTTAGCCGCGATTCTCTGGTGGTCACCATTTTTGCAAAAAATTCTTGATCCTTATCTTGTGGTCTTAAACGCAATGCCGAAAGTGGCACTCGGACCGATTTTGATTGTGGCTTTAAGTCCAGGGTATCCATCGATAATAGCAATGGGCGCGATTATTTCGGTCATTATTACCACCATTGTCGTGTATACCTCATTTAAAGAGGTCGATCCCAATTATTTAAAGGTACTGCGAACATTTGGAGCTTCCCGTTTTCAATGTTTTAAGGAAGCCATTCTGCCGGCATGTTTTCCAACCATAATCTCGACGTTAAAAGTAAATGTCGGTTTATCCTGGGTCGGCGTCATTGTCGGGGAATTCCTTGTATCCTCCCGTGGACTTGGATACATGATTATTTACGGCTTCCAAGTATTTAATTTTACCCTTGTATTCTTATCACTGTTAGTGATTGCAGTTATTGCGACAATTATGTATCAGCTGGTTGAACTCTTGGAGAAAAAACTCATAAAGGAATAG
- a CDS encoding alpha/beta hydrolase — translation MWKWEAEGEAKAVIVIVHGAMEHHGRYGWLIEMWRLSGFHVIMADLPGQGMTTRSSRGHIDSFDEYIIEVKDWIQAAYRYELPVFLIGHSMGGLISIRLLQEERLNIAGVILSSPCLGLIHTPSKFLDAMSHLLNAVYPSLRMNSGLTVQMATRNEDVREADSNDTLYVTKVSVRWYRELAGAIKQAFVNLDKIQDIPMLVMQGGDDKIVNKATVKEWFNNVPLSEKRFKEWPKCYHEIFNEPEREEIFEYAKDFVNSQLKAIGYIV, via the coding sequence ATGTGGAAGTGGGAAGCTGAAGGGGAAGCTAAAGCGGTAATCGTAATCGTTCATGGGGCAATGGAACACCATGGCCGATACGGCTGGCTGATTGAAATGTGGCGATTATCCGGCTTTCATGTCATCATGGCTGATCTTCCGGGGCAAGGCATGACAACAAGATCCAGCCGCGGCCATATTGATTCTTTCGATGAATATATAATTGAGGTAAAGGATTGGATTCAAGCTGCCTATCGCTATGAACTGCCTGTATTTTTAATTGGGCACAGTATGGGGGGGTTAATTTCAATCCGTCTTTTACAGGAGGAACGATTAAATATTGCAGGTGTGATTCTTTCCTCCCCATGCTTAGGACTGATTCATACTCCATCAAAATTTTTAGATGCCATGTCGCATCTCTTAAATGCAGTGTATCCTTCTTTAAGGATGAATTCGGGTTTGACCGTCCAAATGGCAACAAGAAACGAGGATGTCAGGGAAGCGGATTCCAATGATACACTTTACGTGACAAAGGTTTCGGTCAGATGGTATCGTGAACTGGCGGGTGCGATTAAACAAGCATTCGTCAATCTTGATAAAATTCAGGATATCCCAATGCTTGTAATGCAGGGTGGGGATGATAAAATTGTAAATAAAGCTACCGTTAAAGAATGGTTTAATAACGTTCCATTATCTGAAAAACGTTTTAAGGAATGGCCGAAATGCTATCATGAAATATTTAACGAACCGGAGCGGGAAGAAATTTTTGAATACGCAAAGGACTTTGTTAACAGCCAATTAAAAGCAATTGGATACATTGTATAG
- the pckA gene encoding phosphoenolpyruvate carboxykinase (ATP), giving the protein MNSVHIPNELKQLLQESHAQIQLSVPQLVEKILTRNEGTLTSTGAVRVSTGKYTGRSPKDKFIVLEESSKDKIEWGPTNQPISEKVFTNLYQKVLEYLKQKDEIFVFKGFAGADKRSRLPIQVINEYAWHNLFAHQLFIRPSEDELLEHDAGFTVISAPNFKANPVVDGTNSETFIIISFQQRVVLIGGTEYAGEMKKSIFSVMNYLLPENNIFSMHCSANVGQEGDVALFFGLSGTGKTTLSADPNRKLIGDDEHGWSSNGVFNVEGGCYAKCINLSQEKEPQIFDAIRFGTVLENVVMNQESRVTDYDDGTLTENTRAAYPIQAIDNIVQPSIAGHPNTIVFLTADAFGVLPPIAKLTKEQAMYHFLSGYTSKLAGTERGVTSPEATFSTCFGAPFLPLPATRYAEMLGEKILEHSANVFLVNTGWTGGEYGVGSRMKLSYTRAMVQAALEGELNHVETVKDEIFGLNIPLHIAGVPDEVLQPNKTWSDRAAYEAKAKELAGKFRENFKKFTNVAEEIEEKGGPLA; this is encoded by the coding sequence ATGAATTCTGTTCATATTCCAAATGAATTAAAACAATTGTTACAAGAAAGTCATGCCCAAATTCAATTGTCCGTTCCTCAATTAGTTGAAAAAATCCTTACTCGTAATGAAGGGACTTTGACCTCAACTGGAGCTGTTCGAGTCTCTACTGGCAAATACACTGGGCGGTCACCGAAGGATAAATTTATTGTTTTGGAAGAGTCTTCGAAGGATAAAATCGAATGGGGACCAACAAATCAGCCTATTTCTGAAAAGGTATTCACAAACTTGTATCAGAAGGTACTTGAGTACTTAAAACAGAAAGATGAAATTTTTGTATTTAAAGGCTTTGCCGGTGCGGATAAAAGATCCCGCTTACCTATTCAAGTTATAAATGAATATGCATGGCATAATTTATTCGCGCATCAGTTATTCATTCGTCCCTCTGAAGATGAATTACTGGAACATGATGCTGGTTTCACAGTCATTTCTGCACCAAATTTTAAAGCGAATCCAGTTGTTGATGGTACAAACTCAGAAACCTTTATTATTATATCCTTTCAACAAAGAGTTGTCTTAATTGGGGGCACAGAATATGCCGGGGAAATGAAAAAGTCTATTTTTTCGGTCATGAATTATTTGCTGCCTGAAAATAATATTTTTTCGATGCATTGTTCCGCAAATGTTGGTCAGGAAGGGGATGTAGCCTTATTCTTCGGTTTATCCGGAACAGGAAAAACAACCTTATCGGCTGACCCTAATCGCAAACTGATTGGCGATGATGAGCATGGCTGGTCTTCCAACGGTGTCTTTAATGTGGAGGGCGGCTGCTATGCCAAATGTATAAATCTATCGCAGGAAAAAGAGCCGCAAATATTTGACGCCATTCGATTTGGTACAGTTCTTGAAAACGTTGTCATGAATCAAGAATCAAGAGTCACTGATTATGATGATGGAACATTAACCGAAAATACACGGGCAGCCTACCCAATCCAAGCCATCGATAATATTGTTCAGCCTAGCATTGCCGGTCATCCAAATACAATCGTCTTTTTAACAGCAGATGCATTCGGGGTATTACCGCCAATTGCAAAATTAACAAAAGAACAAGCGATGTATCATTTCTTAAGCGGATATACGTCAAAGCTTGCCGGAACAGAGCGAGGAGTCACGTCACCTGAAGCCACCTTCTCTACCTGCTTCGGTGCGCCATTCCTGCCGCTTCCTGCTACTCGTTATGCAGAAATGCTCGGTGAAAAAATTCTTGAACATAGCGCAAATGTCTTTTTAGTCAATACAGGCTGGACCGGCGGCGAGTATGGAGTCGGCAGCCGAATGAAGCTTTCCTACACAAGAGCAATGGTTCAGGCCGCTTTGGAAGGCGAACTGAATCATGTTGAAACCGTTAAAGATGAAATTTTCGGTTTAAATATTCCGCTTCACATTGCCGGTGTCCCAGATGAAGTGTTGCAGCCGAATAAAACATGGTCTGACCGTGCGGCATATGAGGCAAAAGCTAAAGAACTTGCCGGGAAATTCCGCGAGAACTTTAAGAAGTTTACCAATGTCGCGGAGGAAATTGAAGAAAAAGGCGGCCCTCTCGCCTAA